In Thiospirochaeta perfilievii, a single window of DNA contains:
- a CDS encoding aconitate hydratase, protein MAGIETTLGLVEKTYNKTRENLSVVRDRLNKPLTLAEKIMYGHLDDPKNQDLKQGESFLLLNPDRVAMQDATAQMAILQFMLSGRDESAVPATVHCDHLIRAYKGEDSDLAVAMDENREVYDFLASASSRYNLGFWKPGAGIIHQVILENYAFPGGLMIGTDSHTPNAGGLGMCASGVGGADASDVMAGLNWEVKNPTVVGVKLIGKLNGWTSAKDVIIKLIGMLTVKGGTNRIIEYFGDGCESISCTGKATITNMGAELGATCSVFQYDSRMKDYLEATNRADIAKLAMENIDILTPDSEVVANPDLYYEKVIEIDLSTLEPHITGPHTPDAFHPLSKVKEDGAKEGWELNLSSGLIGSCTNSSYEDMGRSASICKQAKKLGIKMKSTYFVSPGSTQVRKTIDRDGFTQDFEDVGGVMLANACGPCIGQWSRDDFKKGERNTIINSFNRNFRARNDANPETLGFIGSPEIVTAMALAGRLDFNPITDTISTPNGDIKLEAPVGDELPKNGFVTDLDGYQKPEGRGVQVIVADDSKRLQLLTPFAPWDGEDITDSLLLCKAKGKCTTDHISPAGPWLQYRGHLDNISDNMLTGAVNAFSGETGEATSILSGEKHSFSKVAREYKAAGKSWFIIGDENYGEGSSREHAAMSPRLLGCKAVITRSFARIHETNLKKQGVLALTFKNPEDYDRVDRTDILAIKGVKEFAPGVELTLEIKKDDGEIVNIPLVHTFNNLQIEWFKAGSALNVLRNS, encoded by the coding sequence ATGGCGGGAATTGAAACAACTTTAGGTCTTGTTGAAAAGACTTATAATAAGACAAGAGAGAATTTATCTGTTGTTAGAGATAGGTTAAATAAACCTTTAACTTTGGCTGAAAAAATAATGTATGGACATCTTGATGATCCAAAAAATCAGGATCTTAAGCAAGGTGAAAGTTTCCTACTTCTTAATCCTGATAGGGTAGCTATGCAGGATGCCACAGCACAGATGGCAATATTACAATTTATGCTATCTGGAAGGGATGAGTCTGCCGTTCCTGCAACTGTTCATTGTGATCACTTAATTAGAGCATATAAAGGGGAAGATAGTGACTTAGCTGTTGCGATGGATGAAAACAGAGAGGTTTATGACTTCCTAGCTTCCGCCTCTAGCCGATATAATTTAGGTTTTTGGAAACCTGGAGCAGGAATTATCCACCAAGTAATACTTGAGAATTATGCATTCCCTGGTGGGCTGATGATAGGAACAGATTCCCATACACCTAATGCTGGTGGTTTAGGAATGTGTGCCTCCGGTGTTGGTGGTGCTGATGCGTCAGATGTAATGGCTGGATTAAACTGGGAAGTTAAAAACCCTACAGTTGTAGGTGTAAAATTAATTGGAAAGCTTAATGGCTGGACTTCTGCTAAAGATGTAATTATTAAATTAATTGGAATGTTAACTGTAAAGGGTGGAACCAATAGAATTATAGAGTATTTTGGTGATGGGTGTGAATCCATAAGTTGCACTGGGAAAGCTACTATTACTAATATGGGAGCTGAATTAGGGGCTACATGCTCTGTATTCCAGTACGATAGTAGAATGAAGGACTATTTAGAGGCTACAAATAGAGCTGATATAGCAAAATTAGCTATGGAAAATATTGATATATTAACCCCAGACTCTGAAGTAGTAGCAAACCCAGATTTATACTATGAAAAAGTTATAGAGATAGACCTATCAACTTTAGAGCCACATATAACAGGACCACATACCCCTGATGCTTTCCATCCACTTTCTAAAGTAAAGGAAGATGGAGCAAAAGAGGGATGGGAATTAAACCTATCCTCAGGACTAATTGGGTCATGTACAAATTCATCCTACGAAGATATGGGGCGATCTGCATCGATTTGTAAGCAGGCAAAAAAACTTGGTATTAAAATGAAGTCTACATACTTTGTTTCCCCTGGTTCTACCCAGGTTAGAAAGACTATTGATAGGGATGGATTTACCCAGGATTTTGAAGATGTTGGTGGTGTTATGCTAGCCAATGCCTGTGGTCCATGTATAGGTCAGTGGTCTAGGGATGATTTTAAAAAGGGTGAAAGAAATACAATAATAAACAGTTTTAATAGAAACTTTAGAGCAAGAAATGATGCAAACCCAGAGACTTTAGGTTTTATAGGGTCTCCAGAGATTGTAACAGCTATGGCTCTTGCAGGAAGATTAGACTTTAATCCAATTACAGATACAATCTCTACTCCTAATGGAGATATAAAATTAGAGGCACCTGTTGGTGATGAGCTACCTAAAAATGGTTTTGTTACAGACTTAGATGGATACCAAAAACCGGAAGGTAGAGGGGTTCAAGTTATAGTTGCAGATGATTCTAAACGACTACAGCTGTTAACTCCATTTGCTCCATGGGATGGAGAAGATATTACCGATTCTCTCCTACTGTGTAAGGCTAAGGGTAAGTGTACTACAGATCATATCTCTCCAGCTGGACCTTGGTTACAGTATAGGGGACATTTGGATAATATATCTGATAACATGTTAACTGGTGCTGTAAATGCATTTTCTGGCGAAACTGGGGAAGCTACTAGTATTTTGTCAGGAGAAAAACATAGTTTTAGTAAGGTTGCTAGAGAGTATAAGGCTGCTGGAAAGAGTTGGTTTATTATTGGTGATGAGAATTATGGTGAGGGATCTAGTCGTGAACATGCGGCTATGAGTCCTAGACTTTTAGGTTGCAAGGCTGTAATTACTAGAAGTTTTGCAAGGATTCACGAGACAAATCTTAAAAAGCAGGGTGTTTTAGCTTTAACTTTTAAAAATCCTGAAGACTACGATAGAGTTGACAGAACAGATATCTTGGCAATTAAGGGGGTAAAAGAGTTTGCTCCAGGTGTTGAACTTACACTAGAGATTAAAAAGGATGATGGAGAGATTGTAAATATCCCTCTAGTTCATACTTTTAACAATCTACAGATTGAGTGGTTTAAAGCTGGATCTGCCCTTAATGTATTAAGAAACAGTTAA
- a CDS encoding cation diffusion facilitator family transporter gives MESDYKYGKRVTLVGTVVNILLSFVKLLVGFFSGSLALVADGFHSLSDLASDLVVYVGLSFAEKPDDSSHHFGHGKFETFSAFLVGVLLALAGIVIGKDSFVMFRAVFNGEILHPPKIWALYITILSVVVKEILYRYTKNAGKKINSPSVIANAWHHRSDSFSSIGASLGIAGAIFLGGKWVILDPLAGIIVGLILLKEALSIIRTNVAGLLDVSLGSESTSLIKKIVESTANCSEPHNIRTRSVGKRVVLSLHIRVNDNFTIKKGHSIAHDVEDRLKEHFGEDAIVTVHVEPKSLCSDALQK, from the coding sequence ATGGAAAGTGATTATAAGTATGGAAAGAGAGTTACCCTGGTTGGAACTGTTGTAAATATTCTGCTTAGTTTTGTTAAATTACTAGTGGGATTTTTTTCAGGAAGTTTAGCCCTAGTTGCCGATGGATTCCACTCACTATCAGACTTAGCAAGTGATTTAGTTGTATATGTGGGTTTAAGTTTTGCAGAAAAACCAGATGATAGTAGCCATCATTTTGGTCATGGGAAATTTGAGACATTTTCAGCCTTCCTGGTTGGTGTTTTGTTGGCCCTTGCTGGTATTGTTATAGGTAAAGACTCATTTGTAATGTTTAGAGCTGTATTTAATGGGGAGATTTTACACCCACCTAAAATATGGGCGCTTTATATAACTATCTTATCTGTAGTCGTAAAAGAGATCTTGTATAGATATACAAAGAATGCCGGAAAAAAAATTAATAGTCCTAGTGTAATTGCCAACGCATGGCACCATAGATCTGACTCCTTTTCATCAATTGGAGCATCCTTGGGTATAGCTGGAGCTATATTCTTGGGAGGGAAATGGGTTATTCTGGATCCATTAGCTGGTATTATAGTAGGTTTGATACTGTTGAAAGAGGCTCTTTCTATAATTAGAACTAATGTCGCTGGTTTATTAGATGTATCCCTTGGTAGTGAAAGCACTTCCCTTATTAAAAAGATAGTAGAGTCTACTGCAAACTGCAGTGAACCCCACAATATAAGAACTAGAAGTGTTGGTAAGAGAGTTGTTCTCTCTCTTCATATAAGAGTTAATGATAATTTTACAATAAAGAAAGGACATAGTATCGCCCATGATGTGGAAGATAGGTTAAAAGAGCATTTTGGAGAGGATGCAATTGTTACTGTTCATGTGGAACCTAAGAGTCTATGTTCAGATGCTTTACAAAAATAG
- a CDS encoding M16 family metallopeptidase yields MNPNEYDYQKFDNDPYGVRIYTLRNGLKVYLSRDLDEPRIKTRIAVKAGATSDPSDATGLAHYVEHMMFKGTDLIGALDREKEASIISKIKGHYEDLAQTESPEEIIRINSEIDKLSSAASLEAIPGELDKLYSIMGCRNTNARTGFEETVYENDIPKVELERWISLEKERFTSPVLRLFPPELEVVYEEFNQAQDDDVSRAYDTFLNCLFPKHPYGRAGILGKGEHLKKPSMEKIEAFLNKWYVPCNMAIILTGDLEFDETISIIDKYWGSIDKGNPPVKNAVIEEPITGITNKTIYGVDSTFVLLGYRFDGFGSEDELYLTLIDMIMSNNQAGILDLNLVQKQLVLEAESSYEVYRDYSWFSLYGVPGVHQSLKKVTSLLLKEIDRLRDGNFESWYNDAVITCFEIDKLNELEGSNKVESFVDAFVTGLSWDNYLKRIDRLKKITFNDLVDFINRKFNDNYIVVYKKKGKAKNLMYIKKPNLTPVVLNREIESKFCSDFKKITVQRNPPVFADLEELTPIPLGLNRSLYYEKNSSNELFELLLTADMGRLDDLRIHYGVEYSDYIGAGEFTAKEFQQELFKLGLDLVISSKDNKTVISLSGREKDFDFGLHLVEKFIKSGKSDKKRYKKFLKRVGLMRENAKSSKRVILWGGLYNYLHFGKDNPFRYYLTLRELKRVGSEKLIDIIHTTFSSNFEIFYYGPSKKDSLIEKLNDFSNKLENSENTKETKIFTPKKHGKALGYFTNYNMVQSEILLTSQGVKFNKDLLPIVFLFNEYFGGGMDSVVFQEVRERRGLAYSAYASYSLPRNTDENFIFNFYVGTQADKVPETLRCILGLLDFFPKVNSYFDAVKSSLLKNIESESILKRDYYFVKKESERYGLNIDMRKLIYNGVKNLTVDDLELFFNDYIKNLVKNILIIGDEKIMDLGEIETIIGIDLEKLSLKKIFGY; encoded by the coding sequence ATGAATCCTAATGAATATGATTATCAGAAATTTGATAATGACCCCTATGGGGTTAGAATATACACTTTGAGAAATGGCTTAAAAGTTTATCTCTCTAGAGACCTTGATGAACCTAGGATTAAAACTAGGATTGCAGTTAAGGCAGGGGCAACTTCTGACCCCTCTGATGCTACTGGACTAGCCCACTATGTTGAACACATGATGTTTAAGGGAACAGACCTAATAGGAGCCCTTGATAGGGAAAAGGAAGCATCAATAATATCTAAAATTAAAGGGCATTACGAAGATTTAGCACAAACAGAGTCCCCAGAAGAGATTATAAGAATAAATAGTGAAATTGATAAACTCTCATCAGCAGCTAGTTTAGAAGCAATCCCAGGAGAGCTGGATAAACTATACTCAATTATGGGGTGTCGAAATACAAACGCAAGAACAGGATTTGAAGAGACTGTATACGAAAATGATATTCCAAAAGTTGAGTTAGAGAGATGGATTAGTCTAGAGAAGGAGAGGTTTACAAGCCCTGTATTAAGACTATTTCCCCCAGAGTTAGAAGTTGTATACGAAGAGTTTAACCAGGCTCAAGATGATGATGTTTCTAGGGCCTATGATACATTTTTGAATTGTCTATTCCCTAAACATCCCTATGGTAGGGCAGGAATCCTAGGGAAGGGAGAGCACCTTAAAAAACCTTCTATGGAAAAAATAGAAGCGTTTCTAAACAAGTGGTATGTCCCATGTAACATGGCTATTATTTTAACTGGAGATTTAGAATTTGATGAGACTATATCTATTATTGATAAGTACTGGGGGAGTATCGATAAGGGGAATCCTCCTGTAAAAAACGCAGTAATTGAGGAGCCTATTACCGGTATTACAAACAAAACTATCTATGGTGTAGACTCTACATTTGTATTATTAGGTTATAGATTTGATGGTTTTGGAAGTGAAGATGAACTATATTTAACCCTAATTGATATGATCATGAGTAATAATCAGGCGGGTATTCTAGATCTTAATCTTGTGCAGAAACAGCTTGTTTTAGAAGCAGAGTCATCCTATGAAGTATATAGGGACTATAGTTGGTTCTCCCTTTATGGAGTGCCAGGTGTACATCAATCCTTAAAAAAAGTTACTAGTCTGCTTTTAAAAGAGATTGATAGGTTAAGGGATGGTAACTTTGAATCATGGTATAATGATGCAGTTATTACATGTTTTGAGATAGATAAACTTAATGAGTTAGAAGGATCTAACAAGGTTGAGAGTTTTGTTGATGCCTTTGTTACCGGTTTAAGCTGGGATAACTATCTAAAACGGATTGATAGGCTGAAAAAAATTACATTTAACGATTTAGTCGATTTTATTAATAGAAAGTTTAATGATAACTATATTGTTGTATATAAAAAAAAGGGTAAGGCTAAAAACTTAATGTATATTAAGAAACCAAATCTAACTCCTGTGGTTTTAAATAGAGAGATTGAGTCTAAGTTTTGTAGTGATTTCAAGAAAATAACCGTACAAAGAAATCCTCCTGTATTTGCCGATTTAGAAGAGTTAACTCCAATACCCTTAGGATTAAATAGATCCTTATACTATGAAAAAAATAGTAGTAATGAACTTTTTGAACTACTCTTAACTGCGGATATGGGGAGGTTAGATGATCTTAGGATTCATTATGGTGTTGAGTATAGTGACTATATTGGGGCCGGGGAGTTTACTGCTAAAGAGTTTCAGCAAGAGCTTTTTAAATTAGGATTAGACCTTGTTATTTCCAGCAAAGATAATAAAACTGTTATATCCTTAAGTGGCCGAGAAAAGGATTTTGATTTTGGACTACACCTGGTAGAGAAATTTATCAAAAGTGGTAAGTCTGATAAAAAAAGATATAAAAAGTTTTTAAAAAGAGTCGGTCTTATGAGGGAGAATGCCAAGAGTAGTAAAAGGGTTATCCTTTGGGGGGGGCTGTATAATTATCTACATTTTGGCAAAGATAACCCTTTTAGGTACTACTTAACTTTAAGAGAGCTTAAAAGAGTCGGTAGTGAGAAATTAATAGATATTATCCACACAACATTTTCTTCAAATTTTGAAATATTCTATTATGGCCCAAGTAAAAAAGACTCCTTAATCGAGAAGTTGAATGATTTTTCAAATAAACTGGAAAACAGTGAAAATACCAAGGAAACAAAAATCTTCACACCAAAAAAACATGGTAAGGCTTTAGGATATTTTACAAATTACAATATGGTTCAAAGTGAGATCCTTCTAACATCCCAAGGAGTTAAATTTAATAAGGATCTTCTACCTATAGTATTTCTATTTAATGAGTACTTTGGTGGTGGTATGGACTCTGTAGTTTTCCAGGAAGTAAGGGAGAGAAGAGGTTTGGCCTATTCTGCCTATGCTAGTTACTCCTTGCCAAGAAATACGGATGAAAATTTTATATTTAATTTCTACGTTGGGACCCAAGCGGATAAGGTTCCTGAAACATTAAGGTGTATTTTAGGTTTATTAGATTTTTTCCCTAAGGTTAATAGCTATTTCGATGCAGTAAAATCATCTCTATTAAAAAATATTGAGAGTGAATCTATACTTAAAAGAGACTATTATTTTGTAAAAAAAGAGTCTGAACGATATGGATTGAATATAGATATGAGAAAATTAATATATAATGGGGTTAAAAATCTTACTGTTGATGATTTAGAGCTCTTTTTTAATGATTATATAAAAAATTTGGTAAAAAACATATTAATAATTGGGGATGAAAAGATTATGGATCTTGGCGAGATAGAGACAATAATTGGAATTGACCTTGAAAAGTTATCATTAAAAAAAATATTTGGATATTAG
- a CDS encoding FecR domain-containing protein, which yields MKRVLFLSILIFISFSSIFAEVTVVDFFGKVKVRKSGESSWSKIEKGMVIHADSTLSTGFNSQITLDLGNATLDVLPLTRMTLSEITETQDSINTSLFLQGGKIKADVKKIAGKVNDFKIKSPVATASVRGTAFEFSGNKLKVIRGVVAFKPSSEPKAGEKADVPDNNETVGVAVRAGGSTQMISPDSAPVKPRVMVEKERSTTASTKPPVIKKSRQNSLDGQSNSGVPVPSVVESAILGTTRVTITINPIEE from the coding sequence ATGAAGAGAGTATTATTTTTAAGTATACTTATTTTTATTAGTTTCTCATCAATCTTTGCAGAAGTGACTGTAGTTGATTTTTTTGGAAAGGTTAAAGTAAGAAAATCCGGAGAGAGTTCATGGAGTAAAATAGAGAAGGGGATGGTTATTCATGCTGATTCTACCCTATCCACTGGGTTTAATTCCCAAATAACTTTAGATCTAGGAAATGCAACACTGGATGTTTTACCATTAACACGAATGACTCTAAGTGAGATTACAGAGACTCAAGATAGTATAAACACCTCTCTTTTTTTACAAGGTGGAAAGATAAAGGCTGATGTAAAAAAGATTGCGGGAAAGGTTAATGACTTTAAAATTAAAAGCCCTGTAGCTACGGCGTCTGTTCGTGGTACAGCTTTTGAGTTCTCTGGAAATAAACTAAAGGTTATTAGAGGGGTTGTTGCCTTTAAACCAAGTAGTGAACCAAAAGCAGGAGAGAAGGCAGATGTTCCTGATAATAATGAGACAGTTGGTGTAGCTGTAAGAGCTGGTGGCTCTACACAGATGATTTCCCCAGACTCGGCACCAGTTAAACCTAGGGTGATGGTTGAAAAAGAGAGGTCTACAACAGCTTCTACCAAGCCTCCGGTTATTAAAAAGTCTAGACAAAATAGTTTAGATGGTCAGTCTAATTCTGGTGTTCCAGTTCCAAGTGTTGTTGAATCAGCTATTTTAGGAACTACTCGTGTAACAATAACTATAAATCCAATAGAAGAGTAG
- a CDS encoding CHASE2 domain-containing protein produces MKKKNLISFLIPFFIVSLISLLGVYTSTVKDIDNKLYDTALNIKPLSKISGKFLDIQVDDKALELLKMYPLKRSTLADGMLILKEFGAESVLLDTQLVDPSTPGLNSTKFNELPDLFDQVKNNSLSISTQLIKAFASGSLGGEDDSLEVADEYIEELEWEYDDLFDDLKESTKQVALDYDEYISNIFKLMDNVYVTNDFELGKSIPKEFETYIEETQALKNIVIHSDPFEKRFGTNPAIQMVMESAKGSGFVETLLDGDGKTRRSHIILKKGDKYYPHLSFISYLDRVGNPEINVYKNKMVLKGVKDGDKEPFDLTIPLAFDGSMVIDWAGKEYKNTFNHINFYELYHHDTLMLALNNFITKILTDPTLSKLAGRDYNNVYTLFELSEDIKTSGDKSSIDDYRDYREQIVEISSDLIKGTAEKPSLNKEYRRQLTLFLDQYDVTDDEKGSLLKNADDIDNIYNTAKENLDNLIDFREKFKNKMKDSVVTFGYTATSTFDIGSNPFEKEYSNMGIYPTIFNNLLSRKFITLTPIWLSIIMAFIFALLATVIIKRNEAKTAIILGLLLFLIIISLYLGLFIATGIYIQVLIPALSFILVFIQKISGKLLSTSKDKAFIKNAFGQYLSEDVIKDIINDPSKLKLGGEEKEITAFFTDVKGFSTISEKLTPDELVSLLNEYLTAMSDIALEHKGTIDKYEGDAIIGFFGAPAPLPDHATKAVLAAIRMKQVEKKLNVSFKERGMTPSPVNTRIGINSGPCVVGNMGTPKKMDYTMMGSDVNIAARLEGVNKQYGTWILASERTMDKAEDIFLSRRLDRVRVVGINKPIRLYNPIAVKTEATESEITLVEKFEIALTSFEERNWKEAKNLFKDVLKIAPEDKPSIRYIQLCDKFIIKEPEQDWDGVFNLTSK; encoded by the coding sequence ATGAAAAAAAAGAATTTAATAAGTTTTTTGATCCCATTTTTTATTGTTTCACTTATAAGTCTATTAGGTGTATATACTTCAACAGTTAAGGATATAGATAATAAACTCTATGATACCGCCCTTAATATAAAGCCTTTATCAAAGATTTCTGGTAAATTCTTAGACATACAAGTAGATGATAAAGCTTTAGAGTTATTAAAAATGTATCCATTAAAGAGATCTACCCTAGCCGATGGAATGTTAATTTTAAAAGAGTTTGGTGCAGAATCAGTACTTCTTGATACCCAGCTAGTAGATCCTAGTACCCCAGGTTTAAACAGTACAAAATTTAATGAACTCCCAGATCTATTTGATCAGGTCAAAAATAACTCACTAAGTATTTCGACCCAACTAATTAAAGCTTTTGCCAGTGGGTCTCTTGGAGGAGAGGATGACTCCTTAGAAGTTGCCGATGAGTATATAGAAGAGCTCGAGTGGGAATATGATGATCTTTTTGATGATTTAAAAGAGAGTACTAAACAGGTTGCTCTAGATTATGATGAATATATTTCAAACATTTTCAAGCTAATGGATAATGTTTATGTTACCAACGATTTTGAACTGGGGAAATCCATTCCTAAAGAGTTCGAGACTTATATAGAAGAGACCCAAGCCTTAAAAAATATTGTTATACACTCTGATCCATTTGAGAAGAGATTTGGAACAAACCCAGCAATACAGATGGTAATGGAGAGTGCTAAAGGCTCTGGTTTTGTAGAGACACTGCTAGATGGAGATGGGAAAACTAGACGATCCCATATTATCCTAAAAAAAGGGGACAAATACTATCCACACCTCTCATTTATCAGTTACTTAGATAGGGTTGGTAACCCAGAAATCAATGTGTATAAAAACAAAATGGTTTTAAAAGGTGTAAAAGATGGAGATAAAGAACCCTTTGACCTAACTATTCCCCTAGCCTTTGATGGGTCTATGGTAATAGATTGGGCTGGGAAAGAGTATAAAAATACATTTAATCACATTAATTTTTATGAACTTTACCATCATGATACTTTAATGTTAGCCCTAAATAATTTTATAACTAAAATACTTACCGACCCTACCCTCTCAAAACTTGCAGGAAGGGACTATAACAACGTATATACACTGTTTGAACTATCGGAAGATATAAAAACATCTGGAGATAAGTCTAGTATTGATGACTATAGGGATTATAGGGAACAGATAGTAGAAATATCATCGGATTTAATAAAGGGAACAGCAGAAAAACCAAGTCTGAATAAAGAGTACAGAAGACAGCTTACCCTCTTTCTAGATCAATACGACGTCACAGATGATGAAAAAGGTTCTCTTTTAAAAAATGCTGATGACATTGATAATATCTATAACACTGCTAAAGAGAACCTGGATAATTTAATTGATTTTAGAGAGAAGTTTAAAAATAAGATGAAGGATAGTGTTGTAACATTTGGTTATACCGCAACATCCACATTTGATATTGGATCAAACCCCTTTGAAAAAGAGTACTCTAATATGGGAATATACCCAACAATTTTTAACAACCTTCTATCAAGAAAATTTATAACCCTTACGCCTATATGGTTATCAATAATCATGGCTTTTATCTTTGCTCTTTTAGCTACTGTAATAATTAAGAGAAATGAAGCAAAAACCGCAATAATTCTAGGTCTTTTACTATTTTTAATTATTATATCCCTCTATTTAGGACTTTTTATAGCTACAGGAATCTATATACAGGTTTTAATACCAGCTCTTAGTTTTATTCTAGTCTTTATACAGAAGATTTCAGGGAAATTATTGTCTACATCTAAGGATAAAGCTTTTATAAAAAATGCATTTGGACAATATCTCTCTGAGGATGTTATTAAAGATATAATAAATGATCCTTCTAAACTAAAACTTGGAGGAGAAGAGAAGGAGATTACAGCTTTTTTTACAGATGTAAAAGGGTTTTCAACTATCTCTGAAAAGTTAACCCCAGATGAGTTAGTTTCCCTATTAAATGAGTACCTAACAGCTATGAGTGATATAGCCCTAGAACATAAGGGAACAATAGATAAGTATGAGGGGGATGCAATTATTGGGTTCTTTGGAGCTCCAGCTCCCCTCCCCGACCACGCTACTAAGGCTGTTTTAGCAGCAATACGAATGAAGCAAGTAGAAAAAAAGCTAAATGTATCATTTAAAGAGAGGGGAATGACTCCATCCCCGGTAAATACCAGAATAGGAATTAACTCAGGCCCATGTGTTGTAGGAAATATGGGGACTCCTAAAAAAATGGATTATACCATGATGGGAAGCGATGTAAATATAGCAGCAAGACTCGAGGGAGTGAATAAACAGTATGGGACATGGATATTAGCAAGTGAAAGAACAATGGATAAGGCTGAAGATATATTTTTATCTAGAAGACTAGATAGAGTTAGGGTTGTTGGTATTAATAAACCTATAAGACTTTATAACCCAATTGCTGTAAAAACAGAAGCTACAGAGAGTGAGATTACTCTTGTAGAGAAATTTGAAATAGCACTAACAAGTTTTGAAGAGCGAAATTGGAAGGAAGCCAAAAATCTTTTTAAAGATGTACTTAAAATTGCCCCAGAGGATAAACCATCGATTAGATACATTCAATTATGTGATAAATTTATTATTAAAGAACCAGAGCAAGATTGGGATGGTGTATTCAACCTAACTTCAAAATAA
- a CDS encoding OadG family protein: MFDVGLIITLVGMLGVFVFLILLVFSMSIMSTIIQKVLPEKEVVVPVKAKPTQELEIAIAIAAIKSLSSKESH, from the coding sequence ATGTTCGATGTAGGTTTAATTATAACACTAGTAGGAATGCTTGGAGTTTTTGTTTTTCTTATTTTACTCGTTTTCTCAATGAGTATTATGTCAACAATCATTCAGAAGGTATTACCAGAAAAAGAGGTTGTGGTTCCGGTAAAAGCAAAACCGACCCAAGAACTTGAAATTGCAATAGCTATTGCGGCCATCAAAAGCTTATCTTCCAAGGAGAGTCACTAA